One Chryseobacterium sp. 7 genomic window carries:
- a CDS encoding YceI family protein, translating to MRKKLFSLAIPALFFAAVMVSCKKDKPLTSESNEVTTTKEGSQFTLDTLNSKVEWKGYKVFKSENTSHFGTIRFESGDVTVKDGKLESGKFVADMNSLTSVDLKDSPEDLGKLNGHLKSGDFFEVEKFPTASYEITKVTPATEGDYNTLLDGNLTIKGITKPVQFKANVSVKEGEVSVATEPKDIKREEFGVKFQAPAENGVIKDEVTLQISVKALEKK from the coding sequence ATGAGAAAAAAACTGTTTTCGTTAGCTATTCCTGCATTATTTTTTGCTGCTGTGATGGTTTCTTGTAAAAAAGACAAACCGCTTACCAGTGAGAGTAATGAGGTGACGACTACTAAAGAAGGTAGTCAGTTCACTTTGGATACGCTAAACAGTAAGGTTGAATGGAAGGGATATAAAGTTTTTAAATCTGAGAATACAAGTCATTTTGGAACAATCAGGTTTGAAAGCGGAGATGTGACGGTGAAAGACGGAAAACTGGAAAGCGGAAAATTCGTTGCTGATATGAACTCTTTAACTTCTGTGGATTTGAAAGACAGCCCGGAAGATTTAGGAAAATTAAATGGCCACCTGAAGAGCGGTGATTTCTTTGAAGTTGAAAAATTCCCGACAGCTTCTTATGAGATTACAAAGGTTACTCCGGCTACAGAAGGTGATTACAATACTCTTTTGGATGGTAATTTAACCATTAAAGGAATTACAAAACCCGTTCAGTTTAAAGCTAATGTTTCTGTGAAAGAAGGAGAGGTGAGTGTAGCTACTGAGCCGAAAGATATTAAAAGAGAAGAGTTTGGAGTAAAGTTCCAGGCTCCTGCTGAAAACGGCGTGATTAAAGACGAGGTGACTCTTCAGATCAGCGTTAAAGCTTTAGAAAAGAAATAA
- a CDS encoding sulfate/molybdate ABC transporter ATP-binding protein — protein MLLEINNLFFAHNKENPLFQNLNLRFEENRIIALAGESGCGKSTLLNLIYGLLDWENGDIIFNGTKLLGPKGNLVPGEPEMKFVAQNFDLMPYATVAENVGKFISNINLKQKKETVAELLEVVGLQEFANVLPKYLSGGQQQRVAIARALSVLPKLLILDEPFSNLDFPRKIELRERLFRYVKQHGVSLIISTHELQDIMPWLDQIVILQNGRLIQNESPEETYRNPYNSYVAKLFGEVNIFSEAEAEDFQISKLSYYPKEIKITETGLKAEVLESRFAGNYYWNKLRAKEKELVVYTDEKISGTTYISFV, from the coding sequence ATGCTATTAGAAATAAACAATTTATTTTTCGCTCACAACAAAGAAAATCCCCTGTTTCAGAACCTTAACCTAAGGTTTGAAGAAAACAGAATTATAGCTCTTGCCGGAGAAAGCGGATGTGGAAAATCTACTCTTCTTAACCTTATTTATGGTCTTCTGGATTGGGAAAACGGAGACATTATTTTTAACGGAACAAAGCTTTTGGGACCGAAAGGAAATCTTGTTCCCGGAGAACCGGAAATGAAATTCGTAGCACAGAATTTTGACCTTATGCCTTACGCCACAGTTGCCGAAAACGTAGGAAAGTTTATTTCAAATATCAATTTAAAGCAAAAAAAAGAAACCGTTGCCGAACTTCTTGAAGTAGTAGGTCTTCAGGAATTCGCTAACGTACTTCCCAAATATTTAAGTGGCGGACAGCAGCAGAGAGTGGCTATTGCGAGAGCATTATCTGTACTTCCAAAGCTTCTTATTTTAGACGAACCATTCAGTAATCTGGATTTTCCGAGAAAAATTGAGCTTAGAGAGAGACTTTTCAGATATGTAAAACAGCATGGAGTTTCTTTGATTATTTCCACTCATGAGCTTCAGGATATTATGCCATGGCTGGATCAGATTGTCATTTTACAGAATGGAAGACTGATTCAAAATGAAAGTCCTGAAGAAACGTATAGAAATCCTTACAATTCTTATGTAGCCAAATTATTCGGAGAAGTGAACATTTTCAGTGAAGCTGAAGCTGAAGATTTCCAGATTTCCAAATTATCCTATTATCCTAAAGAAATCAAAATCACCGAAACTGGTCTTAAAGCGGAAGTTCTGGAAAGTAGATTTGCAGGCAACTATTACTGGAATAAACTAAGAGCAAAAGAGAAAGAACTTGTGGTTTATACGGATGAGAAAATATCAGGAACAACGTATATTTCTTTTGTTTAA
- a CDS encoding zinc ribbon domain-containing protein YjdM, giving the protein MSDTVLCPKCSSEFTYPSDNMMVCSQCFYEWDPVEAASETANEGKILDSNGNELQDGDSVVVVKDLPVKGAPKPVKAGTKVKNIRLRPGSDHNIDCKIDGFGAMALKSEFVKKA; this is encoded by the coding sequence ATGAGTGATACAGTACTTTGTCCAAAATGCAGCTCTGAGTTTACCTACCCAAGCGATAATATGATGGTATGTTCCCAGTGCTTCTATGAATGGGATCCGGTAGAAGCAGCTTCTGAAACCGCAAATGAAGGGAAAATATTGGATTCAAACGGAAATGAACTTCAGGATGGAGATTCTGTAGTAGTAGTAAAAGATCTTCCTGTAAAAGGAGCTCCAAAACCGGTAAAAGCGGGAACTAAAGTAAAAAATATCCGTCTGAGACCGGGAAGTGATCATAATATTGACTGCAAAATTGATGGTTTCGGGGCGATGGCTCTTAAATCAGAATTTGTAAAGAAAGCGTAA